A single window of Kitasatospora sp. HUAS MG31 DNA harbors:
- a CDS encoding ATP-dependent helicase — MTSPFRLVRSPLAQPAPPTPDDYQRAVVEHAAGPLLVLAGPGTGKTTTLVEAVARRIERGTDPERILVLTFSRKAAMELRDRMTARVGAGTLAPQATTFHSFCYALLREHQSPDDYAEPLRLLSGPEQDVMVRELLAGGAEDARHGAGRISWPLDLRACLTTRGFADEVRAVLARSRELGLGEAELTRFADGVQRPDWAAAAHFLADYLDVLDLRGVLDYAELVHRAVLLAERPEVGDELRDRYDVVFVDEYQDTDPSQVRLLRRLAGGGRDLVAVGDPDQSIYAFRGADINGILDFPTTFRQADGRPADVRVLRVSRRSGAVLLAASRELTRRMPMGRLPADKLAQHRALLPSREGGSVEVYTYPTPGTELDSVADLLRRAHLEDGVPWGEMAVLVRAGGRSIPGVRRALGAAGVPLEIDGDDLPLREEPGVAPLLLALRVCAEPASAMTAEVAHTLLTGPLGGLDGSDLRRLGRALREEERVALREAASHTSDHQGRVGAPPGRQAGGEPREAEGTSAAAGDGGIPAPRAVPLEEGAHSDGEDSSVSPSSSRPQGGAVQGDAVRGGAPAVVRAVRSAEELIREAVAEPERLVAMEPSYARRARDLGMLLRKVRELLAGGGGAEEALWELWDGSRRWRERLERAALRGGAAGRNADRDLDALCALFETAARAEEQVAGHRSALDFLAELEAQDIAADTLTVRPVRPDAVRLMTAHRSKGLEWRVVVVAGVQEGLWPDLRRRGSLLEADRIGRDGLAEPLSPAALLAEERRLFYVAATRARERLVVTAVKAPAEDGDEPSRFLRELYREELDPRTGRVRSRTPQVVVEDVASRPRRPLSVPALVAELRAVTVDPARSPQLRRAAAERLARLAGAVDEDGLPLVPAAHPDRWWGLVDQTAAPEPLRSGEAPVRLSGSGLEQLQSCSLQWFLDKDVKAATTATAAQGFGNVVHALADEVGSGRTPADLAVLMERLDTVWDALAFDAPWKSQQEKAEARAALERFLNWHVLERDRATVATEHGFDLTLDVGGIAVRIRGSMDRVEQDEAGRAYVVDFKTGKQIPTEKSLPEHKQLAVYQLAVRNGALDGLPGFPGGPAVSGGAELVHLREPAKGEPDTPKVQQQGPPEGEPWIENLLAEAAGQVLAERFLPTAGDGCGRCGFRSSCSAQRDGRQLID; from the coding sequence GTGACCTCCCCCTTCCGCCTGGTACGCAGCCCGCTCGCACAGCCCGCCCCACCGACGCCGGACGACTACCAGCGTGCGGTGGTCGAGCACGCCGCCGGGCCGCTGCTGGTGCTCGCCGGCCCCGGCACCGGCAAGACCACCACCCTGGTCGAGGCCGTCGCCCGCCGGATCGAGCGGGGCACCGACCCCGAGCGGATCCTCGTCCTCACCTTCAGCCGCAAGGCCGCCATGGAACTGCGCGACCGGATGACCGCCCGGGTCGGCGCCGGCACCCTCGCCCCGCAGGCCACCACCTTCCACTCCTTCTGCTACGCCCTGCTCCGCGAACACCAGAGCCCGGACGACTACGCCGAGCCGCTGCGCCTGCTCTCCGGCCCCGAGCAGGACGTCATGGTCCGCGAGCTGCTGGCCGGCGGCGCCGAGGACGCCCGGCACGGCGCCGGCCGGATCAGCTGGCCGCTCGACCTGCGCGCCTGCCTCACCACCCGCGGCTTCGCCGACGAGGTCCGCGCCGTCCTCGCCCGCAGCCGCGAACTCGGACTCGGCGAGGCCGAGCTCACCCGCTTCGCCGACGGCGTCCAGCGCCCCGACTGGGCCGCCGCCGCCCACTTCCTCGCCGACTACCTCGACGTCCTCGACCTGCGCGGCGTCCTCGACTACGCCGAGCTGGTCCACCGCGCCGTCCTGCTCGCCGAACGGCCCGAGGTCGGCGACGAACTGCGCGACCGGTACGACGTGGTCTTCGTCGACGAGTACCAGGACACCGACCCCTCCCAGGTCAGGCTGCTGCGGCGGCTGGCCGGCGGCGGACGGGACCTGGTCGCGGTCGGCGACCCGGACCAGTCGATCTACGCCTTCCGCGGCGCCGACATCAACGGCATCCTCGACTTCCCCACCACCTTCCGGCAGGCCGACGGCCGGCCCGCCGACGTCCGCGTGCTGCGGGTCTCCCGGCGCTCCGGGGCCGTCCTGCTCGCCGCCTCCCGCGAACTCACCCGCCGGATGCCGATGGGCCGGCTGCCCGCCGACAAGCTCGCCCAGCACCGCGCCCTGCTGCCCTCCCGCGAGGGCGGCTCGGTGGAGGTCTACACGTACCCGACCCCCGGCACCGAACTGGACTCCGTCGCCGACCTGCTGCGCCGCGCCCACCTGGAGGACGGGGTGCCCTGGGGCGAGATGGCGGTGCTGGTCCGCGCCGGCGGGCGGTCCATCCCCGGGGTCCGGCGGGCGCTCGGCGCTGCCGGCGTGCCGCTGGAGATCGACGGCGACGACCTGCCGCTGCGCGAGGAGCCCGGGGTGGCGCCGCTGCTGCTCGCCCTCCGCGTCTGCGCCGAGCCCGCCTCCGCGATGACGGCGGAGGTCGCCCACACCCTGCTCACCGGACCCCTCGGCGGGCTGGACGGCTCCGACCTCCGGCGCCTCGGCCGGGCCCTCCGCGAGGAGGAGCGGGTCGCGCTCCGCGAGGCTGCCTCGCACACGAGCGACCATCAGGGGCGCGTGGGGGCACCTCCCGGCCGCCAGGCTGGGGGAGAACCGCGCGAGGCGGAAGGTACGTCGGCGGCTGCCGGTGACGGAGGGATCCCTGCACCCCGGGCGGTGCCACTGGAGGAGGGTGCCCACAGTGACGGCGAGGACTCTTCCGTTTCGCCCAGTTCCTCGCGCCCCCAAGGGGGCGCTGTCCAGGGGGATGCTGTCCGAGGGGGCGCCCCGGCCGTTGTTCGGGCGGTGCGGTCGGCGGAGGAGTTGATCCGGGAGGCGGTGGCGGAGCCGGAGCGGCTGGTGGCGATGGAGCCGTCGTACGCGCGGCGTGCCCGCGACCTGGGGATGCTGCTGCGCAAGGTCCGCGAGCTGCTGGCCGGTGGCGGCGGGGCCGAGGAGGCACTGTGGGAGCTGTGGGACGGCAGCCGGCGCTGGCGCGAGCGGCTGGAGCGGGCGGCGCTGCGCGGTGGCGCCGCGGGCCGCAACGCCGACCGTGACCTGGACGCGCTGTGCGCGCTGTTCGAGACCGCCGCGCGGGCGGAGGAGCAGGTGGCGGGACACCGCAGCGCCCTGGACTTCCTGGCCGAGCTGGAGGCCCAGGACATCGCCGCGGACACCCTGACCGTCCGCCCGGTCCGCCCCGACGCGGTCCGGCTGATGACCGCCCACCGGTCCAAGGGCCTGGAGTGGCGCGTGGTCGTGGTGGCCGGGGTGCAGGAGGGCCTCTGGCCCGACCTGCGGCGCCGCGGTTCGCTGCTGGAGGCGGACCGGATAGGGCGGGACGGCCTGGCGGAGCCGCTCTCCCCGGCGGCGCTGCTGGCGGAGGAGCGCCGGCTGTTCTACGTCGCGGCGACCCGGGCCAGGGAGCGGCTGGTGGTCACCGCGGTGAAGGCCCCGGCGGAGGACGGCGACGAGCCGTCCCGGTTCCTGCGCGAGCTGTACCGGGAGGAGCTGGACCCGCGGACCGGCCGGGTGCGGTCCCGTACCCCGCAGGTGGTGGTCGAGGACGTCGCCAGCCGGCCGCGCCGGCCGCTGTCGGTGCCCGCGCTGGTCGCCGAGCTGCGCGCGGTCACCGTGGACCCGGCCCGCTCGCCGCAGCTGCGCCGGGCCGCCGCCGAGCGGCTCGCCCGGCTGGCGGGGGCAGTGGACGAGGACGGCCTGCCGCTGGTGCCGGCCGCCCACCCCGACCGCTGGTGGGGCCTGGTCGACCAGACCGCCGCGCCCGAGCCGCTGCGCAGCGGCGAGGCGCCGGTGCGGCTGTCCGGCAGCGGCCTGGAGCAGTTGCAGAGCTGCTCCCTGCAGTGGTTCCTGGACAAGGACGTGAAGGCCGCCACCACCGCCACGGCCGCCCAGGGCTTCGGCAACGTGGTGCACGCGCTGGCGGACGAGGTCGGCTCCGGTCGGACGCCCGCCGACCTGGCGGTGCTGATGGAGCGCCTGGACACGGTCTGGGACGCGCTGGCGTTCGACGCGCCGTGGAAGTCGCAGCAGGAGAAGGCGGAGGCCCGGGCGGCGCTGGAGCGCTTCCTGAACTGGCACGTGCTGGAACGGGACCGGGCCACCGTGGCCACCGAGCACGGCTTCGACCTGACCCTGGACGTCGGCGGGATCGCGGTGCGGATCCGCGGCTCGATGGACCGCGTCGAGCAGGACGAGGCCGGCCGCGCGTACGTGGTGGACTTCAAGACCGGCAAGCAGATCCCGACCGAGAAGTCGCTGCCCGAGCACAAGCAGCTCGCGGTGTACCAGCTGGCGGTGCGCAACGGGGCGCTGGACGGGTTGCCCGGGTTCCCCGGGGGGCCTGCGGTGTCCGGCGGGGCCGAGCTGGTCCACCTGCGGGAGCCCGCCAAGGGCGAGCCGGACACCCCGAAGGTGCAGCAGCAGGGCCCCCCGGAGGGCGAGCCGTGGATCGAGAACCTGCTCGCCGAGGCGGCCGGCCAGGTGCTGGCCGAGCGCTTCCTGCCCACCGCGGGGGACGGCTGCGGCCGGTGCGGCTTCCGCAGCTCCTGTTCCGCCCAGCGGGACGGCCGGCAGCTGATCGACTGA
- a CDS encoding PP2C family protein-serine/threonine phosphatase: MFLVLALDYFSDSRVTVEPALTAVPALAAVVSRHTWYPLFIGSVAELGAFLMAAYNDVLGESVHTATVLAIGLVAAIGWVSATLRLRQERALAEAQLVAEIARRVLLRSVPDRVGSVRAAVHYAAAAQHASIGGDLYEVVNTRHGVRAVVGDVRGKGLNAVETAAAVLGAFREAAHQEPALEKVARWLAVSLDRALHENDHPGVEEEFVTLVLIGVCPDGTAEIVNCGHPAPLLVPSAEPGRPTTVRALELRETVPPLGVLDPADVRPPVQRVTVRPGDRVLLYTDGVIEARDHRGAFYPLAERLPELAVGGPVEVLRRLHDDVVRHVGHKLGDDAAMLLLQYEPMAPHLPQQQALTAHH; encoded by the coding sequence ATGTTCCTCGTCCTGGCCCTGGACTACTTCAGCGACAGCCGGGTCACCGTCGAGCCGGCCCTCACCGCCGTCCCGGCCCTGGCCGCGGTGGTGAGCCGGCACACCTGGTACCCGCTGTTCATCGGCTCCGTGGCCGAGCTGGGGGCCTTCCTGATGGCCGCCTACAACGACGTGCTCGGCGAGTCCGTGCACACCGCGACCGTGCTGGCGATCGGCCTGGTCGCCGCCATCGGCTGGGTCAGCGCCACCCTGCGGCTGCGCCAGGAGCGGGCGCTGGCCGAGGCCCAGCTGGTCGCCGAGATCGCCCGGCGGGTGCTGCTGCGCTCCGTCCCGGACCGGGTGGGCAGCGTCCGGGCCGCCGTGCACTACGCGGCGGCCGCCCAGCACGCCTCGATCGGCGGCGACCTGTACGAGGTGGTCAACACCCGGCACGGGGTCCGGGCGGTGGTCGGCGACGTCCGCGGCAAGGGCCTCAACGCGGTGGAGACCGCCGCCGCCGTGCTCGGCGCCTTTCGCGAGGCCGCGCACCAGGAGCCCGCCCTGGAGAAGGTGGCCCGCTGGCTGGCCGTCAGCCTGGACCGCGCCCTGCACGAGAACGACCACCCCGGGGTGGAGGAGGAGTTCGTCACCCTGGTGCTGATCGGGGTCTGCCCGGACGGCACCGCGGAGATCGTCAACTGCGGGCACCCGGCTCCGCTGCTGGTCCCCTCCGCGGAGCCCGGGCGGCCCACGACGGTCCGGGCCCTGGAGCTGCGGGAGACCGTGCCGCCGCTCGGCGTGCTGGACCCGGCCGACGTCCGGCCGCCGGTGCAGCGGGTGACCGTCCGGCCGGGGGACCGGGTGCTGCTGTACACCGACGGCGTGATCGAGGCACGGGACCACCGGGGCGCGTTCTACCCGCTCGCCGAGCGACTGCCCGAGCTGGCGGTCGGCGGGCCGGTGGAGGTGCTGCGGCGGTTGCACGACGACGTGGTGCGGCACGTCGGGCACAAGCTGGGGGACGACGCGGCGATGCTGCTGCTCCAGTACGAGCCGATGGCGCCGCACCTGCCGCAGCAGCAGGCGCTGACGGCGCACCACTAG
- a CDS encoding ATP-dependent DNA helicase — translation MRGVLSDPEELKDLLGIPFNREQMAAVAAPMEPAVIVAGAGSGKTTVMAARVVWLVGSGAVRPEEVLGLTFTNKAAGELAERVRHALHRAQVLEPDEDSLGEPQISTYHAFAGTLLKEHGLRLGIEPDVRLLADATRFQLAAKVLRSARGPFPALTGTFSALVADLTALDAELAEHLVEPERLRAYDADLLDDLATAKLTNEDLRAVPVTARARQELLQLVEEYRRRKRAAGLMDFGDQIAASARLAQERPEVGRLLRQQYRVVLLDEYQDTSVAQRLMLAGLFGGEPGGGHPVTAVGDPCQAIYGWRGASVANLDDFPRHFPRRDGTPAARYALSENRRSGGRLLAFANHLAAPLRAMHEGVEALRPAPGAEQDGYVRCALLPTQAEEIDWLADSIAHLVRTGTAPGRIAVLCRGAVSFPDIHAALVAREVPVEVVGLGGLLQLPEVADLVAVCEVLQDPTANAALVRLLIGPRWRIGPRDLALLGRRAAELVRTARPEGVDALSAAVAETDPTEVTSLADALETFLEAEQPDELPFSPQARVRFARLAREVRELRRSLAEPLMDVLHRVLAATGLEVELSASPLALAARRRETLHAFLDIAASFADLDGDPGLSAFLAFLRAAQEYERGLDSSLPGGEDTVKVLTAHKSKGLEWDVVAVPGLVKDAFPSGKGRERWTSTKRVLPHALRGDADTLPRVTGWTAKEIGLFKEEMAAHSKTEELRLGYVAFTRPRSLLLASGHWWGPSQKRRRGPSSFLHELRAHCERPGQGEVEHWAEEPLPEAENPAFAVSVETPWPLPLDPAAQTSRRRVAEVVQARLAGVPAAGEETPPAPEDARLIASWDRDLTALLGELERSRRSVREVPLPPSLSASQLMRLAGDPDGFARELARPMPRPPAPAARRGTRFHAWVQSRYDQRLLLEPDALPGVDEDGIEDEKDLERLKEAFLRTPYADRRPYRVEAPFQLVLAGRVVRGRIDAVYRERDGDGTSSVSSRYEVVDWKTHREETADPLQLAIYRVAWAEQAGVPLEQVTASFLYVRSGRVERPSGLPDRKELTRLLIGNSEE, via the coding sequence GTGCGCGGTGTGCTGAGTGATCCCGAGGAACTGAAGGACCTGCTCGGCATCCCCTTCAACAGGGAGCAGATGGCGGCCGTCGCGGCCCCGATGGAGCCCGCGGTGATCGTGGCCGGCGCCGGTTCCGGCAAGACCACCGTGATGGCGGCCCGGGTGGTCTGGCTGGTCGGCTCGGGGGCGGTCCGCCCCGAGGAGGTGCTCGGCCTCACCTTCACCAACAAGGCGGCCGGCGAGCTGGCCGAGCGCGTCCGCCACGCCCTGCACCGCGCCCAGGTGCTGGAGCCCGACGAGGACTCCCTGGGCGAGCCGCAGATATCCACGTACCACGCCTTCGCCGGCACCCTGCTCAAGGAGCACGGGCTGCGGCTGGGCATCGAGCCGGACGTCCGGCTGCTCGCCGACGCCACCCGCTTCCAGCTCGCCGCCAAGGTGCTGCGCTCGGCCCGCGGCCCGTTCCCGGCGCTCACCGGCACCTTCTCCGCCCTGGTCGCCGACCTCACCGCGCTGGACGCCGAACTGGCCGAGCACCTGGTCGAACCGGAGCGGCTGCGGGCGTACGACGCCGACCTGCTCGACGACCTGGCCACCGCGAAACTCACCAACGAGGACCTGCGGGCCGTGCCCGTCACCGCCCGGGCCCGGCAGGAGCTGCTGCAGCTGGTCGAGGAGTACCGCCGCCGCAAGCGGGCCGCCGGGCTGATGGACTTCGGCGACCAGATCGCCGCCTCCGCCCGGCTCGCCCAGGAACGCCCCGAGGTCGGCCGGCTGCTGCGGCAGCAGTACCGGGTGGTGCTGCTCGACGAGTACCAGGACACCTCGGTCGCCCAGCGGCTGATGCTCGCCGGCCTGTTCGGCGGGGAGCCCGGCGGCGGCCACCCGGTGACCGCGGTCGGCGACCCCTGCCAGGCGATCTACGGCTGGCGCGGCGCCTCGGTGGCCAACCTGGACGACTTTCCGCGGCACTTCCCCCGCCGGGACGGCACGCCCGCCGCCCGGTACGCGCTCAGCGAGAACCGTCGCAGCGGCGGCCGCCTGCTCGCCTTCGCCAACCACCTGGCCGCACCGCTGCGTGCCATGCACGAGGGCGTCGAGGCGCTCCGCCCGGCCCCCGGCGCCGAGCAGGACGGCTACGTCCGCTGCGCCCTGCTGCCCACCCAGGCCGAGGAGATCGACTGGCTCGCCGACTCGATCGCCCACCTGGTGCGCACCGGCACCGCGCCCGGGCGGATCGCGGTGCTCTGCCGCGGCGCCGTCTCCTTCCCGGACATCCACGCCGCCCTGGTGGCCCGCGAGGTCCCGGTGGAGGTGGTCGGCCTCGGCGGGCTGCTGCAGCTGCCCGAGGTGGCCGACCTCGTCGCGGTCTGCGAGGTGCTGCAGGACCCGACCGCCAACGCCGCCCTGGTCCGGCTGCTGATCGGCCCGCGCTGGCGGATCGGCCCGCGCGACCTGGCCCTGCTCGGCCGCCGCGCCGCCGAACTGGTCCGCACCGCCCGCCCGGAGGGCGTGGACGCGCTGTCCGCCGCCGTCGCCGAGACCGACCCGACCGAGGTGACCTCGCTCGCCGACGCGCTGGAGACCTTCCTGGAGGCGGAGCAGCCGGACGAGCTGCCGTTCTCCCCGCAGGCCCGGGTGCGCTTCGCCCGGCTCGCCCGGGAGGTCCGCGAGCTGCGCCGCTCGCTCGCCGAGCCGCTGATGGACGTGCTGCACCGGGTGCTCGCCGCCACCGGCCTGGAGGTGGAGCTCTCCGCCTCCCCGCTGGCGCTGGCCGCCCGGCGCCGCGAGACCCTGCACGCCTTCCTGGACATCGCCGCCTCCTTCGCCGACCTGGACGGCGACCCGGGGCTGTCCGCCTTCCTGGCCTTCCTGCGCGCGGCCCAGGAGTACGAGCGCGGCCTGGACAGCAGCCTGCCCGGCGGCGAGGACACGGTGAAGGTGCTCACCGCCCACAAGTCCAAGGGCCTGGAGTGGGACGTGGTCGCCGTCCCCGGCCTGGTGAAGGACGCCTTCCCCAGCGGCAAGGGCCGCGAGCGCTGGACCAGCACCAAGCGGGTACTGCCGCACGCGCTGCGCGGCGACGCCGACACCCTGCCCCGCGTCACCGGCTGGACGGCCAAGGAGATCGGCCTGTTCAAGGAGGAGATGGCGGCGCACTCGAAGACCGAGGAACTGCGGCTGGGGTACGTGGCCTTCACCCGGCCGCGCTCGCTGCTGCTCGCCTCCGGCCACTGGTGGGGGCCGAGCCAGAAGCGCCGCCGCGGCCCGTCCTCCTTCCTGCACGAGCTGCGGGCGCACTGCGAGCGGCCCGGGCAGGGTGAGGTGGAGCACTGGGCGGAGGAGCCGCTGCCGGAGGCGGAGAACCCGGCCTTCGCGGTCTCGGTGGAGACCCCGTGGCCGCTGCCGCTCGACCCGGCCGCGCAGACCTCCCGGCGCCGGGTGGCCGAGGTGGTGCAGGCCCGGCTGGCCGGCGTGCCCGCCGCCGGGGAGGAGACCCCGCCCGCTCCGGAGGACGCCCGCCTGATCGCCTCCTGGGACCGCGACCTGACCGCGCTCCTCGGCGAACTGGAGCGCTCCCGGCGGTCGGTCCGCGAGGTGCCCCTGCCGCCCTCGCTGTCCGCCTCGCAGCTGATGCGGCTGGCCGGCGACCCGGACGGCTTCGCCCGCGAGCTGGCCCGCCCGATGCCGCGCCCGCCGGCCCCCGCCGCCCGCCGCGGCACCCGGTTCCACGCCTGGGTGCAGTCCCGCTACGACCAGCGGCTGCTGCTCGAACCGGACGCGCTGCCCGGGGTGGACGAGGACGGCATCGAGGACGAGAAGGACCTGGAACGCCTCAAGGAGGCCTTCCTGCGCACCCCGTACGCGGACCGCCGGCCGTACCGGGTCGAGGCGCCCTTCCAGCTGGTGCTCGCGGGGCGGGTGGTGCGCGGCCGGATCGATGCGGTGTACCGGGAGCGTGACGGTGACGGTACGTCATCGGTATCGTCACGCTATGAAGTGGTGGACTGGAAGACCCACCGGGAGGAGACCGCCGACCCGCTGCAGCTGGCCATTTACCGGGTGGCCTGGGCGGAGCAGGCCGGGGTGCCCCTGGAGCAGGTCACGGCTTCGTTCCTGTACGTCAGGAGCGGCCGGGTCGAAAGACCCTCAGGACTTCCTGACCGAAAAGAGTTGACCCGGCTTCTGATCGGGAATAGTGAAGAATGA
- a CDS encoding endonuclease/exonuclease/phosphatase family protein: MSEQSERIWDAATPGTGRLRVATYNLLHGQPVASDGSPLPFPADPGEPLGDAVADLDADVLALQEVDRYQDRSGLVDQAAVAAKAMGAADWRFAAALHGTPAPLAGWVPDPQVTGLQVYGPAEVDTVTGRPSYGTALLTRLPVRHWRARRFAPAPFGLPLRVAGRRGLTPVPDEPRAALAAVLEGPTGPFTVVAAHLSFVPGWNVAQLAAIRRWISDLPQPYLVLGDFNLIGAVPRTVLGGATALERTTSRERVRAARAARRARAAAAEPRRRRVREPRPRLQGWYDLARTPTYPSHRPAVQFDHVLAVGVPRTAVGSVAAPRTTVSDHRPLVVDVTL, encoded by the coding sequence GTGAGCGAGCAGAGCGAGCGGATCTGGGATGCGGCGACGCCCGGCACGGGCCGGCTCCGCGTGGCCACCTACAACCTGCTGCACGGTCAGCCGGTGGCCTCCGACGGCAGCCCGCTGCCCTTCCCCGCCGACCCCGGCGAACCGCTCGGGGACGCCGTCGCCGACCTGGACGCCGACGTCCTGGCGCTCCAGGAGGTGGACCGCTACCAGGACCGCTCCGGCCTGGTCGACCAGGCCGCCGTCGCCGCCAAGGCGATGGGCGCCGCCGACTGGCGGTTCGCCGCCGCCCTGCACGGCACGCCCGCACCGCTGGCCGGCTGGGTGCCCGACCCGCAGGTGACCGGCCTTCAGGTGTACGGCCCCGCCGAGGTGGACACCGTCACCGGCCGGCCCTCGTACGGGACGGCGCTGCTCACCCGGCTCCCGGTCCGGCACTGGCGGGCCCGGCGGTTCGCCCCGGCGCCGTTCGGCCTGCCGCTGCGGGTGGCCGGCCGGCGCGGGCTGACCCCCGTCCCGGACGAGCCGCGGGCCGCGCTGGCCGCCGTCCTGGAGGGGCCCACCGGGCCGTTCACCGTGGTCGCCGCCCACCTGTCCTTCGTCCCCGGCTGGAACGTCGCCCAACTCGCCGCGATCCGGCGGTGGATCTCCGACCTGCCGCAGCCCTACCTGGTCCTCGGCGACTTCAACCTGATCGGTGCGGTGCCCCGGACGGTGCTCGGCGGCGCGACCGCGCTGGAGCGCACCACCTCCCGCGAGCGGGTCCGCGCCGCACGGGCCGCCCGCCGGGCCCGCGCCGCGGCGGCCGAGCCGCGGCGCCGCCGGGTCCGCGAACCGCGCCCCCGCCTCCAGGGCTGGTACGACCTGGCCCGCACCCCCACGTACCCGTCACACCGGCCGGCCGTCCAGTTCGACCACGTCCTCGCGGTCGGCGTCCCCCGCACCGCCGTCGGCTCCGTGGCCGCCCCCCGCACCACTGTCTCCGACCACCGCCCCCTCGTCGTCGACGTCACCCTCTGA
- a CDS encoding MGMT family protein, which yields MTDSTEEGGLPPFAEAVLDLTERIPPGRVMTYGDVAEYLGQGGPRQVGRVMALYGGGVPWWRVIRADGQPLPGHEHRALPEYRAEGTPLRTVGGEPRVDLRRARWDGR from the coding sequence ATGACCGACAGTACCGAGGAAGGCGGGCTTCCGCCCTTCGCCGAGGCCGTGCTCGACCTCACCGAGCGGATCCCGCCCGGCCGGGTGATGACCTACGGCGACGTCGCCGAGTACCTCGGACAGGGCGGCCCGCGCCAGGTCGGCCGGGTGATGGCGCTGTACGGCGGCGGCGTGCCCTGGTGGCGGGTGATCCGCGCGGACGGCCAGCCGCTGCCCGGCCACGAGCACCGCGCCCTCCCCGAGTACCGCGCCGAGGGCACCCCGTTGCGGACGGTCGGCGGCGAACCGCGGGTCGACCTGCGGCGCGCCCGCTGGGACGGGCGGTAG
- a CDS encoding PadR family transcriptional regulator: MSIRHGLLALLDQGPRYGYQLRTEFEARTGATWPLNVGQVYTTLGRLERDGLVEPAGEDDEGHLFYSVTEEGRAELRRWFDTPVPRTSPPRDELAIKLAMAVTVPGVDVSSVVQGQRHHSMKALQDYTRLKGRALAADGGEEADLAWLLVLEQLIFQTEAEIRWLDHCETRLAQQAARRAAAPAVPEEPTGTPGEQVPQASAPRRRRTRF, translated from the coding sequence ATGTCCATCCGTCACGGTCTGCTCGCCCTGCTCGACCAGGGCCCGCGCTACGGCTACCAGCTCCGCACCGAGTTCGAGGCGCGCACCGGCGCCACCTGGCCGCTGAACGTCGGCCAGGTCTACACGACCCTGGGCCGGCTGGAACGGGACGGCCTGGTCGAGCCCGCCGGCGAGGACGACGAGGGCCACCTCTTCTACAGCGTCACCGAGGAGGGACGCGCCGAACTGCGCCGCTGGTTCGACACCCCGGTGCCGCGCACCAGCCCGCCCCGCGACGAGCTGGCCATCAAGCTGGCCATGGCCGTCACCGTGCCGGGCGTCGACGTGTCCTCGGTCGTCCAGGGGCAGCGCCACCACAGCATGAAGGCGCTCCAGGACTACACCCGGCTCAAGGGCCGCGCCCTCGCCGCGGACGGCGGCGAGGAGGCGGACCTGGCGTGGCTGCTGGTCCTGGAGCAGCTGATCTTCCAGACCGAGGCGGAGATCCGCTGGCTGGACCACTGCGAGACCCGGCTCGCCCAGCAGGCCGCCCGCCGGGCCGCAGCGCCCGCCGTACCCGAAGAGCCCACCGGAACACCCGGCGAGCAGGTCCCGCAGGCATCCGCCCCGCGCCGCCGCCGCACCCGATTCTGA
- a CDS encoding ABC transporter ATP-binding protein has translation MTQADRPVLHLESVSRVHGHGAAEVHALRGVDLKVHPGELVAVMGPSGSGKSTLLTLAGGLDTPTGGRVLVEGVVLGDLSRKKQAQVRRRAVGYVFQDYNLIPALTAAENIALPRELDGVSARAARREALAALEELGIAELADRFPDDMSGGQQQRVAIARALIGDRRLVLADEPTGALDSTTGETVLSVLRARCDAGAAAMMVTHEARHAAWADRVVFLRDGRMVDETANQTAAGLLVTAATNSVKGGGAE, from the coding sequence ATGACCCAAGCAGACAGGCCCGTGCTGCACCTGGAATCCGTCAGCCGCGTCCACGGCCACGGGGCCGCCGAGGTCCACGCCCTGCGCGGCGTCGACCTGAAGGTGCACCCCGGCGAGCTGGTCGCCGTGATGGGGCCCTCCGGCTCCGGCAAGTCCACCCTGCTCACGCTGGCCGGCGGCCTGGACACCCCGACCGGCGGCCGGGTCCTGGTCGAGGGCGTCGTCCTCGGCGACCTCTCCCGCAAGAAGCAGGCCCAGGTCCGCCGCCGCGCGGTCGGCTACGTCTTCCAGGACTACAACCTGATACCGGCGCTCACCGCCGCCGAGAACATCGCCCTGCCCCGGGAGCTGGACGGCGTCTCCGCCCGGGCCGCCCGCCGCGAGGCGCTCGCCGCCCTGGAGGAGCTGGGCATCGCCGAACTCGCCGACCGCTTCCCCGACGACATGTCCGGCGGCCAGCAGCAGCGGGTCGCCATCGCCCGCGCCCTGATCGGCGACCGCCGCCTGGTGCTCGCCGACGAGCCGACCGGCGCACTCGACTCCACCACCGGCGAGACCGTGCTGTCCGTGCTGCGGGCCCGCTGCGACGCCGGCGCCGCCGCCATGATGGTCACCCACGAGGCCCGGCACGCCGCCTGGGCGGACCGCGTGGTGTTCCTCCGGGACGGCCGGATGGTCGACGAGACCGCCAACCAGACCGCCGCCGGCCTGCTGGTCACCGCCGCCACCAACAGCGTGAAGGGCGGCGGGGCCGAGTGA